A window from Hemicordylus capensis ecotype Gifberg chromosome 2, rHemCap1.1.pri, whole genome shotgun sequence encodes these proteins:
- the PPP1R11 gene encoding E3 ubiquitin-protein ligase PPP1R11, giving the protein MAESTASMGSTATVTETEVTTEPENRSLTIKLRKRKPAKKVEWSSDTVDNEHLGRRSSKCCCIYEKPRAFGESSTESEDEDDEGCGNAHCIRGHKKGQRGKAQDKAGNTGPSESSFQKSEPPDQNHAGAMQH; this is encoded by the exons ATGGCAGAGTCAACCGCTAGCATGGGATCCACAGCGACAGTCACCGAGACCGAGGTGACCACTGAGCCG GAGAATCGTAGCCTCACCATCAAGCTGAGGAAACGAAAGCCGGCCAAGAAGGTGGAATGGTCAAGTGACACAGTGGACAATGAACACTTGGGACGTCGGTCTTCCAAAT GCTGCTGCATCTATGAGAAGCCACGGGCTTTTGGCGAGAGCTCGACAGAGAGCGAAGATGAGGATGATGAAGGCTGTGGCAATGCGCACTGCATTAGAGGCCACAAGAAGGGCCAGCGGGGAAAGGCACAGGATAAAGCCGGCAACACTGGTCCATCAGAGAGCAGCTTCCAGAAGTCAGAGCCACCTGACCAAAACCACGCTGGAGCCATGCAACACTGA
- the POLR1H gene encoding DNA-directed RNA polymerase I subunit RPA12 isoform X2, whose protein sequence is MEQSGSCFESELDFCPECGTVLPLPGLQDKVFCPCCSFSIDVQDFEGRVIHTSIPFNRVDVRSQITVDEGQSVKGPLIDRKCPQCGHEGMVYHTRQMRSADEGQTVFYTCAQCKFQEKEDS, encoded by the exons ATGGAGCAAAGTGGTTCCTGCTTTGAGTCAGAACTTGATTTCTGCCCTGAATGTGGCACTGTCCTTCCTTTGCCCGGTCTCCAAGACAAAGTGTTCTGTCCCTGTTGCTCCTTCTCCATCGATGTGCAAG ATTTTGAAGGGAGAGTGATCCATACATCCATCCCATTCAACAGGGTAGATGTCAGGTCTCAGATAACAGTGGATGAAGGGCAATCGGTGAAGGGACCCTTG ATTGACAGGAAGTGTCCTCAGTGCGGGCATGAGGGCATGGTATACCATACTCGACAGATGAGGTCTGCCGATGAAGGGCAGACGGTCTTCTACACCTGTGCCCAGTGCAA GttccaagaaaaggaagattctTGA
- the POLR1H gene encoding DNA-directed RNA polymerase I subunit RPA12 isoform X1, protein MQTLLSSVIMEQSGSCFESELDFCPECGTVLPLPGLQDKVFCPCCSFSIDVQDFEGRVIHTSIPFNRVDVRSQITVDEGQSVKGPLIDRKCPQCGHEGMVYHTRQMRSADEGQTVFYTCAQCKFQEKEDS, encoded by the exons ACTCTGCTTTCCTCAGTAATTATGGAGCAAAGTGGTTCCTGCTTTGAGTCAGAACTTGATTTCTGCCCTGAATGTGGCACTGTCCTTCCTTTGCCCGGTCTCCAAGACAAAGTGTTCTGTCCCTGTTGCTCCTTCTCCATCGATGTGCAAG ATTTTGAAGGGAGAGTGATCCATACATCCATCCCATTCAACAGGGTAGATGTCAGGTCTCAGATAACAGTGGATGAAGGGCAATCGGTGAAGGGACCCTTG ATTGACAGGAAGTGTCCTCAGTGCGGGCATGAGGGCATGGTATACCATACTCGACAGATGAGGTCTGCCGATGAAGGGCAGACGGTCTTCTACACCTGTGCCCAGTGCAA GttccaagaaaaggaagattctTGA